Proteins co-encoded in one Salvia splendens isolate huo1 chromosome 4, SspV2, whole genome shotgun sequence genomic window:
- the LOC121800043 gene encoding uncharacterized protein LOC121800043, protein MCSSLVYFFSKSSTFTDSPLTQGLYTIESIHMEQSMYEASNLTINPQSNPNIYEPSNIYTNQHYSPSHARFLQDSLIHSQFEDPMSNGDQLKQVMVDSQHLHPSSSSFKLLVFRI, encoded by the exons ATGTGCTCTTCCCTCGtatatttcttctctaaatCCAGCACCTTCACTGACTCCCCCCTTACACAG GGCTTATACACCATTGAATCCATTCATATGGAGCAGAGTATGTATGAAGCATCTAATTTGACCATTAACCCACAATCTAATCCTAACATTTATGAACCTTCCAATATTTACACTAACCAACATTATTCTCCTAGCCATGCTCGATTCCTTCAA GACTCATTGATTCATAGCCAGTTTGAGGATCCCATGTCAAATGGTGATCAATTGAAACAG GTAATGGTTGACAGCCAGCACCTACAtccgtcttcttcttctttcaagCTGCTGGTGTTTAGGATATAA
- the LOC121801349 gene encoding E3 ubiquitin-protein ligase XBAT33-like, whose translation MGNSFGCSASGERLVSAARDGDFVEAKMLLDCNPHLAKYSTFGGLNSPLHFAAAKGHNEIVALLLENGADVNSRNYCGQTALMQACRYGHWEVVQTLLLFRCNVTRADYLSGRTALHFATVNGHVRCMRLVLSDFVPSALFEPQNTQTVSDGSGGSNSKTSALSKFVNKAADGGITALHMAALNGYFDCVQLLLDLHGSVSAVTFHYGTSMDLIGAGSTPLHYAACGGHIKCCQILLAKGASRLSLNCNGWLPIDVARMWGRHWLEPLLAPNSDLPLPTFPHSDYLSLPLLSVLNIARDYGLQSSATGSDDTDICAVCLERACSVAAEGCAHQLCVRCALYLCSTSNIPSESSTPPGSIPCPFCRHAILYFVKIPGSSSKDIKLPLSLGLCTPCMLHPREREQDTTSEAAGSPDKRKNRVASVSSDMFCPVTCSLFPSVTIPLCTCNEGPCPEFDSREREPPEESPPPHHPQPEPREREKLEGVRSERTTCSNMFWGRRSCSRENQCNAEINA comes from the exons ATGGGGAATTCGTTTGGCTGCTCAGCTTCAGGAGAAAGATTGGTGTCCGCAGCGAGAGATGGGGATTTTGTTGAGGCGAAGATGCTTTTGGATTGCAATCCGCACCTTGCAAAGTACTCTACTTTCGGTGGCTTGAACTCTCCTCTTCATTTCGCTGCCGCCAAGGGCCACAATGAG ATTGTGGCATTGTTGCTAGAGAACGGGGCTGATGTCAATTCAAGGAATTATTGTGGACAG ACAGCTCTGATGCAAGCATGTCGATATGGACATTGGGAAGTTGTTCAAACTCTTCTTCTCTTTAGATGCAAT GTTACTAGAGCAGATTATCTTAGTGGAAGGACTGCTCTCCATTTTGCAACTGTCAATGGACACGTGCGATGCATGCGATTGGTGCTCAGTGATTTTGTTCCAAGTGCTCTGTTCGAGCCTCAGAATACCCAAACAGTTAGCGACGGAAGTGGTGGTTCTAATAGTAAAACCAG TGCTCTCTCTAAGTTTGTAAACAAGGCTGCAGATGGTGGCATTACTGCTCTTCATATGGCTGCGTTGAATGGATATTTTGACTGTGTTCAGCTCCTACTTGACCTTCATGGCAGTGTATCAGCTGTGACATTTCATTATGGTACATCGATGGATTTGATAG ggGCTGGGAGCACTCCTTTGCACTATGCTGCATGTGGAGGACATATAAAGTGCTGCCAG ATCCTTCTTGCTAAAGGCGCTAGTCGTTTGTCGCTAAACTGCAACGG ATGGCTGCCTATTGATGTCGCAAGGATGTGGGGGCGTCATTGGCTTGAGCCACTGCTGGCGCCTAATTCTGATTTGCCACTCCCAACTTTTCCACATTCTGATTATTTATCACTTCCACTTCTGAGTGTCCTAAATATAGCTAG AGACTATGGATTGCAGTCCTCAGCTACTGGGTCAGATGATACAGATATCTGTGCTGTTTGCCTCGAGAGAGCTTGTAGCGTGGCTGCTGAAG GATGTGCACATCAACTGTGTGTAAGATGTGCTCTCTACCTTTGCTCAACCAGTAACATTCCTTCGGAATCTTCAACACCTCCTGGTTCCATTCCTTGCCCCTTCTGCCGGCACGCCATTCTATATTTTGTCAAAATACCCGGTTCTTCATCTAAAGACATAAAACTGCCCTTATCCCTCGGCTTATGCACCCCCTGCATGCTTCATCCAAGAGAACGCGAGCAGGACACCACATCAGAGGCTGCTGGCTCACCTGACAAGAGGAAGAATCGTGTTGCCTCTGTCTCTTCAGATATGTTCTGTCCGGTCACTTGTAGTCTGTTTCCCTCGGTGACTATCCCGTTGTGTACGTGCAACGAAGGCCCTTGCCCTGAGTTTGATTCCAGAGAAAGAGAACCTCCAGAAGagtctcctcctcctcatcatccaCAGCCTGAACCAAGGGAACGGGAAAAACTGGAGGGGGTGAGATCAGAGAGAACGACATGTTCGAATATGTTCTGGGGTAGAAGAAGCTGCAGTAGGGAGAATCAATGCAATGCAGAGATCAACGCATGA
- the LOC121798803 gene encoding protein phosphatase inhibitor 2-like codes for MSRVKWNEDNLAEIEANKPVRQKITEPKTPYHPMIDDEDDGDSSSPSRRGGFGDHFEDALNILATSSSFNDVGSSSKTGSHHSGWTSSDDDADAMDQDEEDSDSERHRSFKEHRKDHYDEFLKIKELRRNGSQLEEASDDETSITAGVKDIDIQESSRPANGS; via the exons AT GTCACGAGTGAAATGGAATGAAGATAATTTAGCTGAAATTGAGGCAAACAAACCTGTCAGGCAGAAAATAACTGAACCAAAGACACCGTACCATCCCATGATTGACGATGAAGATGATGGTG ATTCATCATCTCCTTCGAGAAGAGGAGGTTTCGGGGATCATTTTGAAGATGCATTGAATATACTAGCGACATCATCTTCATTTAATGATGTAGGCTCCTCTAGTAAAACTGGCTCACATCACTCAGGCTGGACATCATCTGATGATGATGCAGATGCAATGGATCAAGATGAAGAAG ATTCTGATTCGGAGAGGCACAGGAGCTTTAAGGAGCATCGGAAAGATCACTATGACGAGTTTCTCAAAATTAAAGAGCTGCGTCGAAATGGATCCCAACTGGAAGAAGCATCTGACGATGAAACCTCAATAACTGCTGGTGTCAAAGACATTGATATTCAGGAATCTTCTCGACCTGCAAATGGATCTTAA
- the LOC121800270 gene encoding putative non-specific lipid-transfer protein 14, translating into MKQLIRHVAVGMTVIVVLSAIPADSSTDCSTVTALVSSCSSFVKDGTPDPMPGSPCCMAMTTLNNVADSADNRRSVCRCLMDLITQNNPNATAIATLPGFCGVSLGFTIDPNTDCEYIDQYAELEGR; encoded by the exons ATGAAGCAATTAATTAGGCACGTGGCAGTGGGAATGACGGTGATAGTAGTGCTATCGGCAATTCCGGCGGATTCGTCGACGGACTGCAGCACAGTGACGGCGTTGGTGTCGTCGTGCTCGAGCTTCGTGAAAGACGGGACGCCCGATCCGATGCCCGGATCCCCCTGCTGTATGGCCATGACCACCCTCAACAACGTCGCTGACTCAGCCGACAACCGCCGCAGCGTCTGCCGCTGCTTGATGGACTTGATTACCCAAAACAACCCTAACGCCACCGCAATCGCCACCTTGCCTGGCTTCTGCGGTGTTTCTCTCGGATTCACCATTGATCCTAATACCGACTGCGAATA CATCGACCAATATGCTGAGCTTGAAGGAAGGTGA
- the LOC121801631 gene encoding uncharacterized protein LOC121801631: protein MKLTTEIFSTSNLIVHAAFAISLTLILSLLKIPALFLHGLHTYIHPDDVNPNATTSSGIRAAIRRPGAADSEHPKPRKKSKDNFEFDENKAQIFRLKLTEGHLQSRIYFGDFYTAFNFSVIGFLSLSLHTFLRVDTDSGLVKSGTIIPLLLGLVGVSRLFILIIRVGFQRSASKRSERQLSFVCGVLGFLLGLIIAFGVLPDWILDFSFKSLDGLGKFFLAVSMGSTVGYLYIPALRYARAFWLGTDQIRSNLSIISCGWLSRTLLYASYIVTVFTSLLWISPFADLLINGGANRSQMATNRREVIEIAGRLGMPRSSFDNVRSWCLFGSGMLQFLTLRPNIQLFLNEAVLCWYQRLHASKVPDLEYSRAKVFLHNHYLCLAVVQFFVPAMMILLLFGLSQLDDGFLKGTPGVHNFKLYSAWVKEVAFFMAWWIIFVWSVLSSAILALYRHGTLYVS from the coding sequence ATGAAGCTTACAACAGAGATATTCTCAACAAGCAATCTCATTGTGCACGCAGCCTTTGCAATATCCCTCACGCTCATCCTCTCCCTTCTCAAGATCCCTGCTTTATTTCTTCATGGCCTCCACACTTACATTCACCCAGACGATGTCAATCCCAACGCCACCACATCTAGCGGAATCCGAGCGGCAATCAGGAGGCCAGGCGCCGCCGACTCCGAACACCCCAAGCCCAGAAAGAAATCCAAGGACAACTTCGAGTTCGACGAGAATAAAGCTCAGATCTTTAGACTCAAACTCACTGAAGGTCACCTCCAATCCAGAATTTATTTTGGCGATTTTTACACAGCTTTTAATTTCTCCGTTATTGGGTTTCTGTCTCTCTCGCTTCATACATTCTTAAGGGTTGATACCGATTCTGGATTGGTGAAAAGTGGGACAATAATACCTCTTTTGTTAGGGCTCGTGGGCGTTTCAAGATTGTTTATCTTGATCATTAGGGTCGGATTTCAGAGGTCCGCATCGAAGAGGTCTGAGAGGCAATTGAGCTTCGTGTGTGGGGTTTTGGGGTTTCTGTTGGGGTTGATTATTGCTTTTGGGGTTCTTCCTGATTGGATTCTTGATTTTAGCTTTAAATCATTGGATGGTTTAGGTAAATTTTTTCTTGCTGTTTCCATGGGATCTACTGTGGGTTATCTCTACATTCCTGCTTTGAGATATGCACGGGCTTTTTGGCTCGGGACCGATCAAATCCGCTCTAATTTGTcgataatttcgtgcggatggTTGTCAAGAACACTTCTTTATGCTAGTTACATAGTGACTGTCTTCACTTCATTGCTTTGGATTAGCCCTTTTGCTGACCTCCTCATTAATGGTGGCGCGAATAGATCACAAATGGCTACTAATAGGAGAGAGGTCATTGAAATAGCTGGCCGTCTTGGTATGCCAAGATCGAGTTTTGACAATGTGAGGAGCTGGTGTTTGTTTGGTTCAGGAATGCTGCAGTTTTTAACCTTGAGGCCTAACATACAGTTGTTCCTAAACGAAGCTGTGCTGTGCTGGTACCAAAGACTGCACGCCAGCAAAGTTCCGGACTTGGAATATAGCAGGGCGAAGGTCTTTCTTCACAACCACTACCTATGCCTAGCAGTTGTGCAATTCTTTGTGCCTGCCATGATGATACTTCTTCTGTTTGGCTTGTCTCAACTCGATGATGGATTCCTTAAAGGTACCCCGGGGGTTCATAACTTTAAACTTTACTCAGCTTGGGTGAAAGAAGTTGCGTTCTTCATGGCTTGGTGGATTATCTTTGTTTGGAGTGTGCTTAGTTCAGCCATCCTTGCCTTGTATCGCCATGGAACTTTATATGTTTCCTGA
- the LOC121799021 gene encoding protein IQ-DOMAIN 25-like, whose translation MGKAARWFRSLFTSKKPPAKGNKKNKWNPSDSLDASLNFKNYAEDPMASPYIDGIDANKHAIAVAAATAAVAEAALAAAQAAAQVVRLTSGSGSGRTAPNIADRRSVLAAVKIQSAFRAYLAKRALKALKGLVKLQALVRGHIVRKQSTDMLYRMQTMAKIQARASAHRSYTDARINFFSSSSHTGVGSIGKNAEMSNTLKHGGSLIKQQHSRSHIGNNVNKEKPHQASRWLNHWMEQNARNNLHDEASLESGNADDERNDKILEIDTWKPRQKTGGDNRAIPNSHNFSAWKNNDLGHDYSKRVFSKLQKPNPSISSEEARTADNSPRVHSASSRRTSNLRGPFTPARSECSRSVFGDYLSHPSYMANTESSRAKVRSHSAPKQRTTKQEELALNATHGCDPWNMDTISERGSAFSNTYMYSGLLKRPGTPRNNAGYSSRAYR comes from the exons ATGGGTAAGGCTGCTAGGTGGTTCCGTTCGCTTTTCACCTCCAAAAAGCCCCCGGCGAAGGGAAACAAGAAGAATAAGTGGAATCCCTCCGATTCCCTCGATGCTTCCCTCAACTTCAAGAATTACGCCGAGGACCCCATGGCCAGTCCCTACATTGACGGAATAGACGCCAACAAGCATGCAATAGCGGTGGCCGCTGCCACGGCGGCTGTCGCCGAGGCGGCGCTGGCTGCAGCCCAGGCCGCCGCTCAGGTGGTTCGGTTGACCAGCGGCAGTGGGAGTGGGAGAACTGCACCAAACATTGCTGATCGGAGGTCTGTATTGGCCGCAGTCAAGATTCAGTCTGCTTTCCGAGCTTATTTG GCTAAGAGAGCGTTGAAGGCCCTTAAGGGATTAGTAAAGCTTCAAGCCCTGGTGAGAGGGCACATTGTGAGAAAGCAAAGCACAGATATGCTCTACCGCATGCAAACAATGGCCAAGATCCAGGCTCGAGCCTCTGCACATCGATCTTACACAGATGCCAGAATTAACTTCTTCAGTAGTTCTAGTCATACA GGCGTGGGAAGCATTGGAAAAAACGCAGAGATGTCAAATACTTTGAAACATGGTGGATCTCTTATTAAG CAACAGCATTCAAGATCACATATTGGAAACAACGTCAACAAAGAGAAGCCACATCAAGCTTCAAGATGGTTAAATCACTGGATGGAACAAAACGCGCGGAACAACCTTCATGATGAGGCCTCCCTAGAGAGTGGGAATGCTGatgatgagagaaatgacaagATACTGGAGATAGATACATGGAAGCCTCGCCAGAAAACCGGTGGTGACAACAGAGCAATTCCTAACTCCCACAATTTCTCAGCATGGAAGAATAATGACTTAGGACATGACTATTCAAAGAGAGTTTTCTCAAAGCTTCAAAAACCGAATCCTAGCATATCATCCGAGGAAGCAAGGACTGCTGACAACAGCCCAAGAGTACACTCAGCTTCGTCCAGACGAACCAGCAACCTAAGGGGCCCATTCACTCCTGCGCGGAGCGAGTGCTCAAGAAGTGTTTTTGGTGATTATCTTAGCCACCCCAGTTACATGGCAAATACCGAGTCATCTCGTGCTAAAGTCAGGTCTCATAGCGCGCCCAAGCAGAGAACAACAAAGCAGGAGGAGCTCGCCTTGAACGCTACACATGGCTGTGATCCTTGGAATATGGACACTATCTCAGAAAGGGGATCTGCATTTAGCAACACATATATGTACTCTGGTCTTTTAAAGAGGCCGGGGACCCCCAGAAACAATGCTGGCTACAGTAGTAGGGCCTACAGATAA